GCCAGGCCCAGTTCAACGGCGGACAGCGCGGTCAGTACGTCGAACTCGTCCATGAAGCCGCAGTGTCCGATCCGCAGGACGCGGCCGTCCAAGGGCGCCTGCGCACCGGCCAGTTGCAGGGCGTAACGGTCCAGCAGCCGGTCGACCAGTGCGGTCGCGTCCACGCCCGCGGGCATTTCGGCGGCGGTGACGGCGCTGTGCCGGTCGTCGTCCGGTGAGAACAGCCGCAGTCCGAGACCGTGCACGCCCGCCCGAGCCATCCGGCCGAGCCGCACATGACGGGCCAGGACATGGTCCAGGCCCTCGGCGTGGATCTGCCGCAGGGCCACGTCGAGCTGGCTGATCAGGGAGATGGCCGGAGTCCACGGGGTGCGGGGGACCTGTGCTGCGAGTGCTGTCCGAGCCTCGTCCCAGTCGAAGTAGAAGCGCGGGAGGCGGGCGTGCCGGTGCTGTTCCCAGGCGCGTTCGCCGACGCTGGTGAACGCCAGGCCGGGCGGCGTCATCAGTGCCTTCTGACAGCCGCCGACGACGACGTCGACGCCCCAGTCATCGGTGCGCAACTCGCAGGCGCCGACCCCGGACGCGGAGTCCACCACGGTGATCAGCGGTGCGCACGCGGCCGCGAATCCGCGGATGTCGTTGACCACGGCGGTCGAGGTCTCGCAGTGGACGGCGATCGCGGCCTTCAGGCCGGGGCCGGCGGCCGCCGCGGCGATCCGGGCCAGGTCCAGCGGCTCGCCCCAGGCGTGCCGCACCTCGGTGACGTCCAGCCCGAACGCGGTGGCCATCTGGACCCAGCGCTCGCCGAAGGCGCCGTTGGCGGCGACCAGGACCCGGTCGCCGGGCGCGAACAGGTTCTGCAGGGTGCCTTCGAACGCTCCGGTCATGCTGGAGGTGAACAGCAGCACGTCGGCGCGGGTGCGCAAAGTCCGCTGGAGGTTGGCGACGACCCGGGTGAACACCTCGGCGTAGGCCTGGGTGCGCTCGTCCTCGACGGGCAGCACCGCGGCCGCGGTGACCTCGGGAGGTGTCGGTGTGGGACCCGGGACCATCAACCGGTATTTCCTCATGGGGCGGTCACGCCTTTCGCTGGAGGCCTGGGCACGGAGGGGCGCGAGGCAGGGGTCAGAAGACGACACGGGAATCGGCACTCACCCGGGCGTCCCGGGACTTGCGCAGGTCGCGCGTGACGTTGACCCGTCGCAGCCAACGATCGTGTCCGTCGTAGCGGGCCTGGTAGGGGTTCCTGCCGTGGACGGCCTTGTAGTTGTCGATGAAGAGCACATCGCCCGGTCGCAGGGCGATGCCGGTCAGCTTGGCGTCGATCTGCTCGACGAGGGCTTCGAACGCGGCCGCCGCCTCCGGGTCGTCGGCCGTCCGGTCCATGAAGTAGGGATCGAGCCGGCCGTAGGGCGTCCGCGAGTCGCCGAAGAGAACCGGCACCTTCTCGGGAGCGGCGTTGACCCGGTCGATCCTGCGGATGCTGCGTTCGATGACGTCCGCCGGTGCCTGGAGACGGCTGCGCGCGGTGCGGTTCTCCGGCTGGTGGGAGTTGTCCGGGCGGATGACGTAGCGCGGGCCGGCCAGCGCCCGCCTGGTCTCCGCGTCCAGCTCCAGGTCGTCGAAGAGCGCGTAGGTGGTCTGCACCGCGTCCGGGTTGCGCAGGCACATGAGACCGACGTACTCGGCGCGATACGGGTGGAACGCGTCCTCGGTGTGCCATGTCAGCGGCTCGGCTGTGGACGAGTTGAGCTGGGCGTGCTCATGGCCCTTGATCGGCACCACGTCGTGCAGGAGCCGCCCGTCCTGCTGGGTGGCCCAGGCTATGGGGTCGCCCAGCAGCGAGGCACACATCAGCAGGAACATGTCCTCGCGTCGGGTACGACCGTCGTCGTCGGCTTCGCCCCACTGCGCGGGCGTCGCGCCGATCCCGGCGTCGTCCACCCGGAAACCGCTGATCACGCACCCACCGGAGGGTTCTTTGAGACGGAAGGCGTTCAGCCGGGCCCGCAGCGGTCGCGGCATCTCCTGCGCGCGCAGGGCCACGGCGTCGAGGAGCTGCTCGTCGGTCGCCGGCTCCTCGGCGAGCAGCTCCTCGACGAGGGTGTCAATCAGCGCGCGGTCGGCGTCAGTCAGATCTATCCGGTACATGCTCAGCTCCGTGGGAAGGTCCGGTGCCCGGTGGTGCCGGTGGTCATCCGTGTGCGGCGTCGTCGGCCGAGGGGCCCTCCAACCCCAGCAGGGTGAGCGCCTGCTCCTCGGAGAGACGGTCGATGTCGGCGAGGAGGTCCTCGAGGCTCAGCTCGTCCTCCGGGTGCGGGGACACCTCCGGTGCCGAGGGCCGCGCGCCGAGCTCGGTCAGCCGGTATGCCACGTCCAGCACGGTCGGCAGGTCGAAGAAGTCGGCCAGCGGCAGGTCGACGTCGTAGCGGTCGGCGATTTTGCCGACGAGCCGCACGGCCAGCATCGAGTAGCCGCCCAGCGCGAAGAAGTCGTCGTCCGCACCGATGCCGTCGTCCTCGAACGCCTCCCGCCACAGGGGCAGCAGACCGCCGAGGATGCCGAACGCAGGGAGCTCCGCGTGGTCCACGGAGCCGTCCTCGGCGCGCGGAAGCTCCGGCACGGGGACGAGAGCGATCCCGTCGGACACGGGATGAGCCTCCTGCTTCAGATGCCGGCGCAGTTCCGCCACGTCGAAGGCGTGGCCGTCCTCGACGAGGACGTACACGACCGGCTCGCCGTCGCTGTGCGTGATGCCTATGGCCTCACGCACCGCGGGATGGCGGTGGAGTCCGACCACGCAGGTGTCCAACACATGCTTGGTGCGATCCATTCGGTTGACCCAGACTCTCTGCTCGTCACTTGGTCGCTTGCGTCCGGTACTGCGCTGCGGCAGTCCGCGATGCGACCGCCCACGTAAAACCCTAGGAACGCCGGGAGCCGAGGGGCAATGAACGGCCGGATCAACTACGGTCAGAGGTTCGCGGAAACGCCTCAACAATCCGCTGAGAGCATCACGTCCGCACCGCTGTCGACTACGCAAATCCAAGAAATAGGCTCCTGAGGAGTTCCCCTGTTTCTTGTCTCCGCTCACCGGATGAAGTGAGAGAAGGAATCATCGTGATGGAAACACAGGAAAACGCCGAGCAGTTCGCGGTGGTCGTCAACGACGAGGAGCAGTACTCGATATGGCCCGCCGACCGTGCGCTGCCGGAGGGCTGGCAGAAGGAGGGGCGCACCGGTACGCGCGAGGAGTGCCTGTCGCACATCGACACGGTGTGGACCGACCTGCGTCCGCGCAGCGTGCGGGAGCGCGCCGAGGCGCACGGCTAGGTGGCCGCGAAACAGCGCGACGGGCTGCGACTGTTCGGGCTGCCGCCGCAGGCGTGCGAGCGGGTCGCCGCACTGTGGCCAGGCCCGCTGGCGGGCGTGGGACCGGATGACCGCAAGACGTCCGGCCCCTGCGCCGCCGCACTCGTGTGGCAGGGCGACGACGCCGAGGTGGCGGCGTTCCTGGGCGCGCACCCGGAGTGCCGTTGGCTGCACACCACGGCCGTGGGCGTGCCGCAAGCGGTGCTGCGGCACGCGGACGCGACCGGTCTCACGGTCACCAACGGCGCAGGGACGCGCGGCAGCGCGGTGGCGGAACACGTCCTGGCGCTGCTGCTGGCCCACTTCAAGGGCCTCCCGCAGACGCTGGCGGCGCAGCGGGAGCGGGACTGGAAGGTGCCGGTCGCCGCGGAGCTGCGCGGCCGGCGGACCGGAGTCCTGGGCCTCGGGGACATCGGCCGCCGGACGGCCCGCCTCCTCGACGCGTTCGGGGCGCGGGTGACGGGCTGTCGGCGCAGTGCGGGCGGCAGCCCCGGTTCCGGCTTCCCGGTTCCGGGGGTGTCCGCGGTGTACGGGCGCGAGCGGATCGAGGAGTTCCTGACCGGACTCGATGTCCTCGTGGTGGCCGTGCCGCTGACCGAGGAGACCGCCGGGCTCATCGGCAGCGCCGAACTGGCGCTGCTGCGGCCGGGAGCCGTGCTGGTCAACGTCGGCAGGGGCCCGGTGGTGGACGAGGTCGCGCTGGTGTCCGCGCTGCGCACCGGGCGGCTGGCCGGCGCGGCTCTGGACGTGTTCGCCGCCGAGCCGCTGCCCGCGTCGTCTCCGCTGTGGTCGGAGCCCGGAGTGCTGATCACGCCGCACAGCGCGGACGCCACAGCTGAGACGGACCAGCGGTGCCTGGAGCTCCTGCTGGACAACCTGACCCGGTTCGGCGCGGGCCGGCCGCTGCGCAACGTCGTGGATCCGGCGCGCGGTTACTGATGCCCGGGGTTCGGGCGCGGATCGGGAGACAGGGGCCGGGGGCCGCACGCCTGTGTGCGGCCCCCGGCCCCTGTCTCCCGATCCCGCCTGGTCATCCCGCGTGGGCGTCAACCTGTTCCTGGTCGTATCCGTGCTCCTGTCGCTCGCGGGCCGGGCGTGGCCGTGGTGATCGCACCAGGACGCGTTTGAGCCAGCGGTCGCTGCCGTCGTACCGGGGCGTGAAGGCCAGCCTGCCGTGCACCACGGCGTCGTTGTCGATGATCAGCAGGTCGCCCGGTTCCAACGGGACGACATGGCCGTTGGCCTCCAGAGCGTGACCGAGCCGGTCGAAGGCGGCGATGAAGTCCGGGTCGTCGGTGAGCCGGTGCGTGTAGGAGGGGTCGTAGCGGATGCCCAGAGCGCCGTGCTCGCGGTGCCAGAGCGTGGCGATCCCGATCGGCCGGCGCAGCTCCGCCTCCCGGTCGGCGTAGCTGTCGTCGGGCAGCACGACGGTCAGGGGCCGTTGCAGCTGTTCGACGTCGGCTGCCGTCAGGGGCGCGCTGGTGGCGCTGGAAAGTCTGCTGCCGACGTCGTCCGGGTTGCGCACGCAGGCCAGCAGCAGGATGTCGGCCCGGTACGGGTGAAAGGCGTCCTCGGTGTGCCAGGCGAGCGGGACCACGCTGCCGGCGCCGACCTGGAGGCGCTCCTGACCGGGGCTGGGCAGGATGTTGTGGACGATCCGCCCGTCCTGCTGGTTGCGCCAGCCGAACACCCGCCCGAGACGGGAGGCGACTAGGGCCAGAGCGATGTCGAGATCGGCGTTGCGCCGAGGGTCGCTCGCCCGCCAGTGCAGAGGCGTGGGGCCCGGGTCACCGCAGTCCAGCAGTCCTTTGACGACGCGGTGACCGATGTGCGGATCGGGAGGCTGGACGAGTTCGTCGAGGCCCGCGGCTAGGCTCTGCGGGAGCCGCCTCGCGTCGGGAGCGGACAGCACGGTGTCGCCTGTGGCGCCGCCGGCAGCCAGCGTCCGCGCCGCTCGCAGGAGGTCCTTCCCGAGCTCCCGGTCCGCGCGATTTATTTCCTGCACCGGCATGCGGTCTACCTTTCAGGGACCTTTCAAAAAATGGAGGTCGCTCCGGCAGGAGCCGACCGGTCAGTGAACCGGTGATGAGGCCGGTTTGACCTTGCTTCAGGGGACAGCTTCCGGTCCCGGTGATACACCGGTCAAGGGATCTGAGACTATTCCGCACTTTGTCATCGCTGCCATCGCGACTTCAATTCGGCCATGCCAACAAAATGCTGATGAGGGCTCATCGAAAAATGTGTGCCGGGTTCGTTCGTTCCACGGATTGCCGGGCTGTCGGCGGCGCCTAGAGTCGTTTCGCGGAAGCCGATTCCGCGGGAACGGCACCGGGTCGTCCCGCTGGCGGACACGCTCTTCGGAGGGTGAGAGGTGGTCTGGAGTTGATCGACAGCACTGTGGCCGACACCCCGGCGGAGTCACGCTCCGTGTTCAGTCGCTCCGGCCCGCACGCGGCAGACGCCGGCGAGGCGTTGCTCCACGAACGCATCGCCGCACACGCGCACCGCGTGCCGGACGCGCCGGCGGTGACCTGTGATGGGCGGACGCTCACTTACGGAGACCTGGACGCCCGCGCCGAGCGGCTCGCCGCCGGCCTGCGAACCCGGGTGCACGACGAAGACGCCGTCATCGCGGTGTTGATGGACCGTTCGACCGACCTGATCGTTACGCTGCTCGGCGTGCTGAAGGCGGGCTGCGCGTATCTGGCGCTCAACACCGCTGACCCGGACCGGCGTCTGGCGGAGCTGGTCGCCGACGCCGGGGCACGTCTGGCCGTGGCGGCACCCGAGCACGCCGGACGGCTGCCGGACACCGTTGAGACCCTGACACTGGCCACAGCGCCCTCGCGCACCGGCCCGGCGAACGTCTCCTCGGCCGCCGCGCGGGCCGACCGCGCAGCAGCGGCCCAGGCCCGCGCGGCCGACGACCTGGCCTACGTGTGTTACACGTCGGGCTCCACCGGTGCGCCCAAAGGCGTGGGCGTGACCCATCGCGGCGTTCTGCGTCTGGTGGTGTCGCAGGACTGGCTGCGTCTGACACCCGAGGACACCGTGCTCCAGGTCTCCGCGGTGTCCTTCGACGCGTCGACGCTGGAGATTTTCGGCGCGCTCTGCGCGGGCTGTCGCCTGGTGGTGCACCCCGGCGGGGGACCGGTCGATCTCGATGCTCTGGCCGCCACCGTCACCGGCCACAGGGTGACCGTGGTCAACTTGGCCACCGGCCTGCTCCACCAGCTGATCGAGAGCCGGTTGTCCTTCTTCGCCGGTCTCCGGCACGTGGTGACGGGAGGCGACGTCGCCTCGCCCGCACTCGTGGCCCGACTCCTGGACGCCTGGCCGGGTCTGACGTTCACCAACGGCTACGGCCCCACGGAGAACACCACGTTCACGACGTGCTGGACCACCAGCGGGCCGCCGCCGGACGCCGTTCCCATCGGTACGGCCGTCACCGGCACCGGGGTCGCCGTGCTCGACGACGCGATGCGGCCGGTGACGGCGGGCGGCACCGGCGAGATATACACCTGGGGTGGGGGCCTGGCACGCGGCTACCTGGGCCGGCCCGCGGCCACCGCGGAGCGCTTCCTGCCCTGCCCGTTCGGGCCGCCGGGGTCGCGGATGTACCGCACCGGCGACCTGGCCCGGCTGCTGCCGGACGGGAACCTGGAGTTCGCCGGACGCACCGACCGGCAGGTCAAGGTGCACGGTTACCGAGTGGAACCGGGTGCCGTCGAGGCGGCCCTGGCCCGGCAGTCCGGCGTCGACCGGGCGGTCGTCGTGGTCGAACAGGACGACGCCGGCCGTAAACGCCTGGTCGGCCATGCCGTTCCGAGCGGCACCGCGGACGAGGGGCTGGGCGCACGGCTGCGCGCCTCGCTGGCCGCCGAACTGCCCGGCTACGCCGTCCCGGACACGATCCTGGTGCACACCACGCTGCCGGTCACCGCGCACGGCAAGGTGGACCGTTCCGCCCTCACGAGCGCGGGCCCACGGCCGCGCGCAGTGGCCAACGCCTACGTTCCTCCGGCCACGCCGCTCCAGCGGCGCCTCACCGAGCTGTGGAGCGCGCTGCTGGACACCGCGCCCGTCGGGATCGACGACGACTTCTTCGACCTGGGCGGCCACTCGCTCCTGGCCGCCGAACTGCTGGACGTCATGCACAAGGAGCTGGGCGTCGAGATACCGGCCACCGCGCTGTATCTGCGCTCCACCGTCGCCGAGCTGAGCGAGGCCGTGGGCGAGACCCTGGCCGGACGGGAGATCCGATCGTGACCGTCTCACCGCACCACACGCCGGCCCCGCCCATCGCCTCCGGATGCCCGGTGCACCAGGGCGGAGCCGGCCTGGGAGCCCTCGCCGACCTGGCCGATCCCGCGCTCTACAGCGACCGCGACCCCCATGCGACGTGGACCGAGCTGAGGCGCCGGACGCCCGTCACCCGGCACGAGAAGGACGGCCACCCGTACTGGTCGGTGACCCGGTACGCGGACATCGACCGGGTGCTGCGCGACCACGCCACGTTCACCTCGCAACGCGGCACCCTGCTCTACCTCCTCGGCCGGGGCGACCCGGCGGGCGGCCACCAGATGGCGGCGACGGATCCGCCGCGGCACACGTCGCTGCGCGAACCGCTGCAGCGGGCACTGGCCGTCAAGCCCACCATGGAGCGGCGAGAGCAGATCCGCGCGGTGGTGACGGATCTGCTGGCGCCGCTGGCCGACGGAGGCCCCTACGACCTCGCGGCCCACGCGAACCAGCTGCCGATGGCCGTGGCCGGCGTGCTGATGGGGCTGCCCAAGGAGGACTGGGGCCGGCTGGTCGACCTCACCACCGCGTCCGTGGCACCGGAGGACCCGCGCTACCGCGACGAGCGCGGCATCGACCGGGTGCTCAACATGGCCCACCGCGGCCTGTTCGCCTACTTCCACGAGATCGTCCACGAGCGGCGCACGCACCCGGGCGACGACCTGATCAGCCTGCTGCTGAGGATGGAGATCGACGGCCGCCCGCTCACCGCGGGCGAGGTCATCTCCAACTGCTACAGCTTGCTGCTCGGCGCCAACGTGACCACGGCCCAGGTCCCGGTGAGCACCCTCGCGGAACTCATGGGCACACCGGCCCTTCAGGACTGGGCCGACCGGCCGGACCTGATCGTCAGCGGAGTGGACGAGGCGCTGCGCTGGGCCACGCCTACCACGCACTTCATCCGCTACGCCACCAGGGATGTGCACCTGGGCGGCACCCGTGTCGCGGCGGGCGACGCGGTGGCGGTGTGGCTGCCGTCCGCCAACCGCGACGAGGACGTCTTCCGAAACCCGTTCACCTTCCACGTCGCCCGTCGCCCCAACAAGCATCTGGCGTTCGGCATCGGCCCGCACTACTGCGTGGGCCACACCGTGGCCAAGGTGACCCTGCGACTCTTCTTCGCCGAGCTGTTCAGCCGGTTCACCGACATCGTCCCGGTCGGCCCGGGCAAGCGACTGTACTCCAACACGATCTACGGGTGGACCGAGATGCCGATCACCGCCCGCACGCGGCCGCGGGCTCGCCAGGCCGCCTATTGACCCGTGGCCGCCCGCTGTCCGCCGCCGGGCGGCCGTCAGCCGAACCGAAGGTGAGGTCCACCAACCGATGCCGATCGCCGGCCGACCCCCGCGCTGGTTTCTGAGAGAACCGCTTCCCGACGCCCGAGCCCGAGTGTTCCTGCTGCCCTATTCGGGATGCGGCGCGTCCATGTACCGCCACTGGCCGTCCGAGTACCAGGGCGTCAACTTCGTGCCGGTGCAGCTGCCGGGACGCGAGAACCGGCTGCGGGAGCAGCCCTTCGAGACGTACCAGGAGCTGGGCCGCGTCCTGTCCGAGGTCCTGGAACCCCATCTGGACGGCCCCTACGCCCTGTTCGGCCACTGCAGCGCGGCGCTCGCAGCCTACGAGACCGCGGTGCAAGCCGTCGGCCGCGGCGCGCGGCCGCCACAACGGCTGTTCGTCTCCTCCGAGGTGGCCCCGCAGGATGGGCCGTACGGCCGTCATCTCCAGATGGACGACGAGGAGCTGGCCGAGGAGCTGCGCGGGCTGATCGTGCAGTTGGGCGGCAACCCGCTGCCCACGTTCGTCGGCATGACCCTGGGTGTGCTGCGGCGCGACATCGAGGTCAACCGCCGCTACCACCTGACCGATCCGCCGAAGCTGCCGTGTCCGATCACCGCGATCGGGTGGAGCGGCGACGTCGGGATGGAGCCGGAGCGGATGACCGGCTGGGCGGCATGCGGCGAAATGGATCAGGTCGTCTTCGACGGCGGCCACTACGGCTTCATCGAGGGCCCCGAGAAGCTGCTGCGGCTCTTGGCCGACGGCGTCACCGCAGACCGGCCGTCCACAGGACCAGCCGGCGGAAGGAGTGAAGAGGCATGTTGATCCTGTCGTTCAAGGAAGGACACGACAGCGCGGTCACGGCGATCGACGACGGCCGCCTGCTGTTCTCGCTGGAGGCGGAGAAGGACTCCTTCCCGCGCTACGACTCGCTGACCGCGGAGGTGCTGCTAGCCGCCGCGGAGCGGCTGGACCGGCTACCGGACGTGGTGGCCGTCGGCGGCTGGGTGAAGGGAACGTATTCCGAGGAGCCGCCCTCGCGCACCGGCTACTTCGGCGTCGGCGAAGGGTCGGTGTCCGACCAGGCGGGCCGGTTCTTCGGCAAGGACGTGCGGGTCTTCTCCTCCACCCATGAGCGCTCGCACATCATGACCGCCTACGGGCTCTCGCCGTTCCCCGCCGGGCAGCCGTACTACTGCCTGGTGTGGGAGGGCAACATCGGCTCCTTCTACCGCATCGACGAGAGCGGCGGCGTCACCCACCTGCGGCACGTCATGTCCGACCCGGGCAACAAGTACGCCTATCTGTTCGCCCTGGCCGACCGGAAGTTCACCGCCAACAAGGGCGTCCTGCGGCTCCAGGACGCGGGCAAGCAGATGGCCCTGACGGGCTTCGCCCGGCGCACCGAGACCACCGCGGAGGAGCGGGAGCTCATCGACTTCCTGCTCGCGCAGGAGCGGATCATCACGACCCTGGGCAAGAACGAGATGGACTGGACGCCGTTCCGGAACATCGGAGTCGAGTCGCAGGAGTACAAGGACCTGGCGGCGAAGTTCTCCGACGCCATCTTCGACCGCTTCCACGCCTATGCCGCGGAGCACCTGACCGAGGGGCTGCCGCTGCTGATCTCCGGCGGCTGCGGGCTGAACTGCGAGTGGAACCGCCGCTGGTCCGAATGCGGCCTGTTCCCGCAGGTCTTCGTGCCACCGTGCCCGAACGACAGCGGCTCCTCACTGGGCACTGCCATCGACGCTCAGCTGCACTACACGGGCATGGCGACCGTGGAGTGGGACGTCTACGCCGGCGACGAATTCGTGGAGGACACCGCCTTCGACCCGGAGCGCTACGAGACCCGGCCGCTGGACTACGGCGAGGTGGCGCGGTTCATCGCCGACGGAGGCATCATCGGCTGGGCCCGCGGCCGGTGGGAGATGGGCCCCAGGGCGCTGGGCAACCGGTCGATCCTGGCGGCGCCCTTCAGCGCGGAGACCACCGCCCGGCTGAACAAGATCAAGCAGCGGGAAGGATACCGTCCCATCGCTCCGCTCTGCCTGGAGGAGGACGCCGGGCAATGGTTCGAGGGCTCCGTCCCGGACCCCTACATGCTCTACTTCAGCACCGTTCGCTCCCAGGCCCTCAAGGCCGTGACACACGTCGACGGCACGGCGCGCGCCCAGACCGTGACCCGCAAGCAGAACCCGGCCGTGGCCTCTTTGCTGACCGCCTTCCGCGACCTCACCGGGTTCAGCGTGCTGTGCAACACCTCGCTCAACTTCTCCGGCCGCGGCTTCATCAACCGCACCAGCGACCTGATCCGCTACGGCGAGCAGCACGACCTCGACGGCTACGTGGTCGGGGACACCTTCGTCACCCGGCGCGTCCCGCGGCCCTGAGCCGGGACCGCGCGGTCCCGGACCCCGCGCCCCTGTGAGAGCACTCGTGTACGTGTGAAAGAGGGAACACCCATGCAGCAGAGCAAGGTAAGGCTGAGCGGACGACAGGCCGATCCGGAGTTCTTCCGCTTCGAGGAGCGCAGCGAACTCGACTACGGGCTCGTCCTGGACGTCCTGCACGGCCGCAGGCTCGGAGTGATCTTCCGGGACGTCATACCTCCAGCCGCGCGTAAGGAACTGACCGAGCGGTTCTGGGCCAGTCCCGCACGCCAGCACCGCGAGGGCGAGCCGTCGCACTACGTCGGCGCCTACCACTGGAACAAGAGCGCCGACACCTACCTCCGGGAAGCCGCCGAGGTGGCCGACCACGTACAGGAGGTGATCGACGCTCCTGGTTCGCCCTGGCACACCTTCCGGCGGGGCGTGAACGAGGCCCTGCGGCAGGAGGGCGCCTCACTGAGAGTCGCGGAGATGGACGGCCGCTCCGCTTCCGCGGCACTCATCCGCGCGTGGGACAAGGAGGGCGACTTCTCCCTCGACCCGCACGAGGACGAGGCACAGTGCAAGGATGCGCGCCAGGCCGGCTTCGAGATCCAGCGCGTCCTGGAGCACGACATCTGCGCGGTGAACATGTGCACCGAGCACACCGCCGGAGGACGGCTGGTGATCTGGAACATCCGCCCCGACGACGCGACGCGGCACGCCCTGGGCATCGAGCTGACCGGCCTGCCCTACACGGCCGAGGCCCTGGCCGACTTCGAGGAACTGCGCCTGGACATCCGCGAGGGCGACGTCTACGCCTTCAACGGCGCCTTCGTGCACGCGGTGGACGCCAACACCGGCAACCGCACCACGGTGTCCTTCATCATGGGCTTCACCGACGCCCACACGGTCGTGAGCTGGACCTGAGGCCGGCACGGCCGACGGCCCGCACCGGCCGCACCCGACGTCCAGGGCCCGCCTTCCCGAGCGTGCGCCGACTCCGCGCGACGCCGTTGATGCCCCGACGGGGAGGGCGGGCCCTGGCGATGTCCGTGGCGCTGAGACCAAGGGGAGGTAGGGAGAGGTGGACGTGGACGACCAGCTCGGGTCGTACCGGCGTGACCGGCCGGGCCCGATTGCCGGTTCCGGTTCCGGTTCCGGTTCCGGTTCAGGTGTCGAAGGAGCATACGGCAACGGGTGTCCG
This genomic interval from Streptomyces dengpaensis contains the following:
- a CDS encoding carbamoyltransferase C-terminal domain-containing protein, with amino-acid sequence MLILSFKEGHDSAVTAIDDGRLLFSLEAEKDSFPRYDSLTAEVLLAAAERLDRLPDVVAVGGWVKGTYSEEPPSRTGYFGVGEGSVSDQAGRFFGKDVRVFSSTHERSHIMTAYGLSPFPAGQPYYCLVWEGNIGSFYRIDESGGVTHLRHVMSDPGNKYAYLFALADRKFTANKGVLRLQDAGKQMALTGFARRTETTAEERELIDFLLAQERIITTLGKNEMDWTPFRNIGVESQEYKDLAAKFSDAIFDRFHAYAAEHLTEGLPLLISGGCGLNCEWNRRWSECGLFPQVFVPPCPNDSGSSLGTAIDAQLHYTGMATVEWDVYAGDEFVEDTAFDPERYETRPLDYGEVARFIADGGIIGWARGRWEMGPRALGNRSILAAPFSAETTARLNKIKQREGYRPIAPLCLEEDAGQWFEGSVPDPYMLYFSTVRSQALKAVTHVDGTARAQTVTRKQNPAVASLLTAFRDLTGFSVLCNTSLNFSGRGFINRTSDLIRYGEQHDLDGYVVGDTFVTRRVPRP